Part of the Propionispora vibrioides genome, TCCTCGAATATCACGGCAGGTAACAATGTCAATATTACGGCAAAAGCAGACGATGTCACGTTGCAGGATACGAAGATCAATGCGAAAAACGTGAAAATCGATGCGGAACGTGATATTAACCTCACGTCTGCTCAGAATGTGGAGCAAACCGACAGCAAATCCGACAGCTCCTCCTGGTCGCTGGGAGTCAGCCTGAATGGTGGAGTCTTTGGCAATGCCAGCAAAGGAAACAGTAATGGCAACGGTACGGTAGTTACCCACAGTGGTACGGAAATTAATGCAACCGACACAGTAGACCTCCATTCTGACAGAGATACCAATATCATCGATTCCCAGGTAAAAGGAAAAGAAGTAATCGCCAACGTTGGTCGAGACTTGAATATAGCCAGCCAGCAGGACATCGACAACTATACGGAGAAGAGCAGTAGCAGCGGCATTGGCTTTAGCACCGGTCCGTCAGGCGGCGTAACCGGCTCGGTCAGCAAAGGTAAAATCAACTCTGAATACTCGAGTGTTACTGAACAGGCAGGTATTTATGCCGGCGAAGGTGGTTTCGATATAACGGTAGGCAAAAACACCGACCTGAAAGGTGCGGTCATTGAGGCACCAGCAGGTAAGAATAAGCTTTCTACCGATACTCTTACGTACTCGGACATTGAAAACCATGCCGATTACAGCGCCAGCAGCGTTGGGGTAAATCTGGATACCAGAAAAAATGCCAAATATAATGAGTATGGAATTACTCCTGATATTGGAGTCTCAGCTAAGGGTGATGCAAGCAGTACGACTAAATCTGCTATATCGCCGGGAACAATTGAAGTCAGGAGTAATCCTGATCAAGATTTGAGTGGATTAAGTCGTAGCACTGATCAAACATTAAATTCGTTAGGAAAAATATTTGATAAGAAAAGTGTCCAGGAAAAACAAGAACTAGCTAAGTTATTTGGAGAATTGGCTTACGAGGAAGTTCATAAAATTTCTGATAGAGCTAAAGATGCTGCTAAAAATGAGTTGAAGAAAGCTAAAGAAGATAAGAACTCTACACCTGAGCAACTTGCGGCATTACAAGCTAAAGTAGATTCCTGGGATGTAGGTGGAGCTAATAAAATAGCACTTCATGCCTTTGTTGGTGCAGTAATGGCAGATATAGGCGGAGGAAATGCCTTATCAGGAGCTGTTGGTGCTGGATTGAATGAAGCAGTACAAAAAGAATTAGCAGAGAAATTTAAAGATAATCCTGATCTTCACCAATGGGCGAGTGCTATAATCGGTTCTGCCGCCGCCGCAGTTATCGGTGGAGATGCTCAAAGTGGAGCAAGTACTGCTGTTAGTGGAACAAAAAATAATGCACTTAATACCACACAACAGGAACGATTTGCAGATAGATTGAACCAGGCAATTAACTCAGGTTCTTCAATAGAGATTGTCTTGGTAATTGCAGATTATGCACTCTTAGATTCTGCACAAAACTTAGTTTGGAATGATACTGGAGCAGAACAACAGACTATTGACGCCTTTAATGCGGCTGCGAGAGCATTAGGTATTACCGATTATTTTGCTTATAATGAAAATGGTAATCTCCATGATAATTTCGTAGCATTTAAAGATGCATTGATAGCTAACGTTCAAACAGTTGATTCTTCAACATTAATTGCGGCTGGTGCAGTGGCTACTGTGACAATTGCTGGAGTCGTATTGTTCAAATATAGGGGTAGCTTGGTTAGAGCCGGGGCTGGTGCGGGAGGTGCTTGGAGTCAGGCAACTTTCCAATCTGATCAGCTATTACAACGTCATCTTGCTGATCATGCTGCTACCGAATGGGGTGAAGCCTTAACTGCAACTCAATATATACAAAAGGCTCGAAGTCTTTTAAATAGTAATGTCGGAGGAGAAATTGAGGGTTTTACAAATAGTCTAGGTTGGACTTTCAGATATAATACTGCGACAAATGAGTTTGCAATAGGGTCACCACAAGGGACTATTTCAACACTTATGAGGCCTGCAGATGGTATGAATTATTGGCTGGAACAGGTAGCAAAGTATAAATGGTAAATTCAGGAGGGTAGAATGAAAATTATTAGAGATTGTTGCCCTTGTTGTGGATATCCAACATTACAACCACGTGATCACCCCCGAATGCCTACTTTTGAAATATGTGTTTTATGTAGGTGGCAAGATGACGGACAGACTGATTTGGACGCTGATAAAGTTTATGGTGGTGCAAACGGAAGATATTCTTTAACAGAAGCAAGAGCTAATTTTAGAAAGTATTTAGTGAAGTATTCACCAGAAACTGATACACGATTAGTCCCAAGAGATTGGCCGGAAGA contains:
- a CDS encoding hemagglutinin repeat-containing protein, with the translated sequence SSNITAGNNVNITAKADDVTLQDTKINAKNVKIDAERDINLTSAQNVEQTDSKSDSSSWSLGVSLNGGVFGNASKGNSNGNGTVVTHSGTEINATDTVDLHSDRDTNIIDSQVKGKEVIANVGRDLNIASQQDIDNYTEKSSSSGIGFSTGPSGGVTGSVSKGKINSEYSSVTEQAGIYAGEGGFDITVGKNTDLKGAVIEAPAGKNKLSTDTLTYSDIENHADYSASSVGVNLDTRKNAKYNEYGITPDIGVSAKGDASSTTKSAISPGTIEVRSNPDQDLSGLSRSTDQTLNSLGKIFDKKSVQEKQELAKLFGELAYEEVHKISDRAKDAAKNELKKAKEDKNSTPEQLAALQAKVDSWDVGGANKIALHAFVGAVMADIGGGNALSGAVGAGLNEAVQKELAEKFKDNPDLHQWASAIIGSAAAAVIGGDAQSGASTAVSGTKNNALNTTQQERFADRLNQAINSGSSIEIVLVIADYALLDSAQNLVWNDTGAEQQTIDAFNAAARALGITDYFAYNENGNLHDNFVAFKDALIANVQTVDSSTLIAAGAVATVTIAGVVLFKYRGSLVRAGAGAGGAWSQATFQSDQLLQRHLADHAATEWGEALTATQYIQKARSLLNSNVGGEIEGFTNSLGWTFRYNTATNEFAIGSPQGTISTLMRPADGMNYWLEQVAKYKW
- a CDS encoding CPCC family cysteine-rich protein, whose protein sequence is MKIIRDCCPCCGYPTLQPRDHPRMPTFEICVLCRWQDDGQTDLDADKVYGGANGRYSLTEARANFRKYLVKYSPETDTRLVPRDWPEETNIKKALIRLYEESQTLSNQSISDEIWAEILNLENRLDEITRKKNEQAIRKR